In Labrys monachus, the genomic stretch CGGCCTCCGCCGCCTTGTCGATGCCGATGCCGGTCGCCGCTGGCCTCTCGACGAGGAGGGCAATGAGGATCGCGCCGGTTCCGGTGCCGAGATCGAGCAGGCGGTAGGGGGCCTGCCTGTCCGGCAGCGCCTCCAGGCAGGCGCCCACCAGCGTCTCGGTGTCGGGACGCGGCGACAGCGTCGCCGGCGCGAGGCGGAAGGCGAGGCCCCAGAAATCGCGCGTGCCGAGGATGCGATCGACGGGCTCGCCGGCGAGCCGGCGGGCGACGAAACCCTCTGCCTTCGCCACGGCTTCCGGCGCCAGCGCCCGGCCGCCATCGAGGACGATGCGGCTCGCCTCGACGCCGGCGGCTTCGGCCACCAGCCAGCGCGCATCGAGCTCGGGCGTGGGCAGGCCGGCCTCGCGCAAGGCGGCGAGCGTCCGGCGATAGAGCGCGCCGAGGGTCGTCATCGTGCCATGCTCCCGGGAGCGCGGAT encodes the following:
- the prmC gene encoding peptide chain release factor N(5)-glutamine methyltransferase, with product MTTLGALYRRTLAALREAGLPTPELDARWLVAEAAGVEASRIVLDGGRALAPEAVAKAEGFVARRLAGEPVDRILGTRDFWGLAFRLAPATLSPRPDTETLVGACLEALPDRQAPYRLLDLGTGTGAILIALLVERPAATGIGIDKAAEAVVAARENARANGVADRACFAEGDWTNGLDGPFDLIVSNPPYIPAADIEGLDREVREHDPRLALDGGEDGLDAYRAITRAAPALLAPGGILALELGIGQEEAVAALMRAAGLAILAPARKDLSGVARALLGRRPG